Below is a genomic region from Citrobacter telavivensis.
GGGTTTTCGTGGTCTGACTCATCGCGCAGATCGTCAACCATCGGCAGCTTTTTATTGCGCATCTGGGCCGCGATTTGCTCCAGCACGCGCGCGCCGGAAACCTGGTGCGGCAGCGCAGTAATCACCACCGCGCCGTCTTCTTTCTTCCACACCGCGCGCATGCGCACGGAGCCGCGTCCATTCTCATAAATCTTACGAATTTCAGCGCGTGGGGTAATGATTTCCGCTTCAGTCGGGTAGTCCGGGCCGTGGACAATATCCAGCAGCTCGTCCAGCGTCGTTTTCGGCTGTTCAATCAGGGTGATCGCAGCTTTTGCTACTTCGCGCAGGTTGTGCGGCGGAATATCCGTCGCCATACCGACCGCGATACCGGTTGTGCCGTTAAGCAGGATATTCGGCAGACGCGCGGGCAGCATTTTCGGCTCCTGCATCGTCCCGTCGAAGTTTGGCACCCAGTCAGCGGTTCCCTGTCCGAGTTCGCTCAGCAGCAGCTCAGCGTATTTTGACAGGCGGGATTCGGTATAACGCATCGCGGCGAAGGACTTCGGATCGTCAGGCGCCCCCCAGTTCCCCTGACCATCGACCAGCGGATAACGGTAAGAGAACGGCTGCGCCATCAGCACCATGGCCTCATAGCAGGCGCTGTCCCCGTGTGGGTGGTATTTACCCAACACGTCGCCAACGGTACGGGCGGATTTTTTAAATTTAGCGCTGGCGTTCAACCCCAGCTCTGACATCGCATAGACGATGCGGCGCTGAACGGGTTTCAGACCATCACCAATAAACGGCAACGCCCTGTCCATGATGACGTACATGGAGTAATTCAGATAGGCGTTTTCCGTGAATTCATGCAGCGCAAGGCGCTCTGCCATATCGCTCATTAATCGTGATTCCTCAACTGTAAGCCCGCCAGATACCCGGTATCTTTTCAGGCAATATTGCCGCAGATACTACCTTATCTGACGCGTTGAGTCACAAAGAAAAGGGCCGCGAACGCGGCCCTGACGGGGATTATTTGCTGACTTTACTGATTTGCTTCACGTCAATTTCAACGGAATTCCAGTCTTTGTCCACTTCACCCTGAATTTCAACGGTATCCTGCGGGGTGACCGTCACGCCGTTCCAGCGTTTGTGGTCGATATCGACATTGATGGTGCCTGTCGCGTCTTTAAACAGATAGAGGTCATCGGAAATGCGTTCAACGATGTTGCCACGCAGCGTCACCCAGGTGTCATCACGCAAGGATTTCGCACTTTCTACCGTCGTGCTACTGCCGTTTGGTCCCTGGAAGCCGCCGCTCTGCGTTTGTGTCGCGGACGGGCCAGAAAAACCACCCTGCTGCGCTGCCAAAACCGGTGCAGAGCAGAGCGCCATAACGGCAACAATTGTAGCCAGTTTTTTCATGATCATTTCTCCCTTTGATGTCACTTGATATCCATTAAACAGGCTAATCCTTAACGAGTTCTTAAGGCAAAAAAAAGTCTCATTTTTGCTGTACATCGCGTGCGACATCGCGGTTTACTTGCCGTTATGGCGACGGGCGCAAGGATGAAACGATGCGAATTTTACTGATTGAAGATGATGCGTTAATTGGCGACGGCATTAAAACCGGGTTGAGTAAAATGGGCTTTAGCGTCGACTGGTTTACGGAAGGTCGTCAGGGAAAAGAAGCGCTCTACAGCGCACCTTATGATGCGGTGATCCTCGACCTCACGCTACCGGGGATGGACGGACGCGATATTCTGCGCGACTGGCGTGAACAGGGAAAGCGCGAACCGGTGCTGATCCTCACCGCACGCGACGCACTGGCCGAGCGTGTGGAAGGACTTCGCCTCGGGGCAGATGATTATCTGTGTAAGCCCTTTGCGCTGATTGAGGTCGCTGCCAGGCTGGATGCGCTGATGCGCCGTGCCAGCGGTCAGGCCAGCAGCGAACTGCGCCACGGGCTGGTGACCTTAACGCCCGGCGATCGGGTCGCGACGCTGGCGGGTGAGCCGCTCATACTCAAGCCAAAAGAGTTCGCGCTGCTGGAGTTGCTGATGCGCAATGCCGGGCGCGTGTTGCCGCGCAAGCTCATCGAAGAGAAGCTGTATAACTGGGACGAAGAGGTCACCAGCAATGCCGTTGAAGTGCATGTTCACCATCTGCGGCGCAAACTGGGCAGCAATTTTATTCGCACCGTTCACGGTATTGGCTATACGCTTGGTGAGGCATCATCGTGACCCGGCAACTCAGCCTGCGCGTCAGGCTTACCCTCATCTTTCTGATTCTGGCAGCCATTACCTGGGCGGCATCGAGTTTTGTCGCCTGGAAGAAGACGACCGATAACGTCGATGAACTGTTTGATACTCAGTTGATGCTCTTCGCCAAGCGCCTGATTACGCTTGATATCAACGAACTGCACGCCACCGAACGGATGGCGCATACCCCGAAGAAATTCAAGCACGGCCACGTTGATGATGACGTGCTGACCTTTGCCGTCTATACCACGGACGGCAAGATGGTGCTGCACGATGGCGACAATGGTCAGAACATCCCCTATAGCTACCGTCGGGAAGGGTTTGATGACGGCCAACTCAACGGCGATGACGACAAATGGCGTTTTATCTGGCTGACCTCCGTCGATGGTAAGTACCGTATCGTGGTCGGCCAGGAGTGGGAATATCGTGAAGATATGGCGCTGGAGATTGTGACGGCGCAACTGGTCCCCTGGCTTATCGCCCTGCCGCTGATGCTGTTGATGCTGATTATGTTGTTGCATCGGGAGCTCATGCCGCTGAAAAAGCTGGCACAGGCGTTGCGACTGCGCGATCCGCAATCCAGCGAACCGCTCAGTTCACATGGCGTTCCGAGTGAGGTGCGCCCGCTGGTCGAATCGCTCAACCAGCTTTTTACCCGCACCCATAACATGATGGTGCGCGAGCGACGCTTTACGTCAGATGCCGCTCACGAACTGCGCAGTCCGTTAACGGCGCTGAAAGTCCAGACGGAGGTGGCGCAACTTTCTGATGACGATCCGCTGGCGCGGCAGAAAGCCCTGATGCAACTCCATACGGGTATCGATCGCGCCACGCGTCTGGTCGACCAACTCCTGACGCTTTCTCGTCTCGACTCGCTGGATAACCTGCAGGATGTCGCCACGCTTTCTCTTGAAGAGCTCCTTCAGTCCGCGGTGATGGACATCTGGCAACCCGCGCAGCAGGCGCATATTGATGTGCGTTTGCAGATCAATGCTTCCAATGTGACGCGTACCGGACAACCGCTGCTGCTCAGTCTGCTGGTGCGAAATCTGCTGGATAACGCCATCCGCTACAGCCCGAAAGGCAGCGTGGTTGATGTTACGCTTGACGCCAGACAGTTTACCGTCAGAGATAACGGCCCCGGCGTCACTGCGGAAGTCCTGCCCCATATTGGCGAGCGCTTTTATCGCCCGCCGGGCCAACACGCTACCGGCAGCGGCCTGGGCCTGTCGATTGTCCGCCGCATTGCCGCCCTGCACGGAATGACGGTGTCGTTTGGCAATGCGCCAGACGGT
It encodes:
- a CDS encoding YgiW/YdeI family stress tolerance OB fold protein, which codes for MKKLATIVAVMALCSAPVLAAQQGGFSGPSATQTQSGGFQGPNGSSTTVESAKSLRDDTWVTLRGNIVERISDDLYLFKDATGTINVDIDHKRWNGVTVTPQDTVEIQGEVDKDWNSVEIDVKQISKVSK
- the qseB gene encoding two-component system response regulator QseB; this translates as MRILLIEDDALIGDGIKTGLSKMGFSVDWFTEGRQGKEALYSAPYDAVILDLTLPGMDGRDILRDWREQGKREPVLILTARDALAERVEGLRLGADDYLCKPFALIEVAARLDALMRRASGQASSELRHGLVTLTPGDRVATLAGEPLILKPKEFALLELLMRNAGRVLPRKLIEEKLYNWDEEVTSNAVEVHVHHLRRKLGSNFIRTVHGIGYTLGEASS
- the qseC gene encoding two-component system sensor histidine kinase QseC, which encodes MIVTRQLSLRVRLTLIFLILAAITWAASSFVAWKKTTDNVDELFDTQLMLFAKRLITLDINELHATERMAHTPKKFKHGHVDDDVLTFAVYTTDGKMVLHDGDNGQNIPYSYRREGFDDGQLNGDDDKWRFIWLTSVDGKYRIVVGQEWEYREDMALEIVTAQLVPWLIALPLMLLMLIMLLHRELMPLKKLAQALRLRDPQSSEPLSSHGVPSEVRPLVESLNQLFTRTHNMMVRERRFTSDAAHELRSPLTALKVQTEVAQLSDDDPLARQKALMQLHTGIDRATRLVDQLLTLSRLDSLDNLQDVATLSLEELLQSAVMDIWQPAQQAHIDVRLQINASNVTRTGQPLLLSLLVRNLLDNAIRYSPKGSVVDVTLDARQFTVRDNGPGVTAEVLPHIGERFYRPPGQHATGSGLGLSIVRRIAALHGMTVSFGNAPDGGFTATVRW